A window of the Lactobacillus amylovorus DSM 20531 genome harbors these coding sequences:
- the argF gene encoding ornithine carbamoyltransferase, protein MKYLQNVFQGRSFLDCKDYTPAEIEYLIDFALHLKELKKEHIPHEYLKGKNIALLFEKSSTRTRSAFVVACNDLGANPEYMGAGEIHLGKKESIKDTAKVLGSMFDGIEYRGFAQKDVEDLAKYSGVPVWNGLTDKWHPTQMLADFMTIKEKFGHLKGITLAYVGDGRDNVADSLLVAGSMLGVNVHIVTPKPLFTHQDVQEIAEKFAKDSGSQNMITDDIEKGVKGANVIYTDVWVSMGENNWSERIKLLKPYTVNMKMMKETGTPDDQLIFMHCLPAFHDRSTKIGEEIYEKYGLSEMEVSDEVFNSKYAWQFTEAENRLHSIKAVMAATLGNLFIPTVNERGN, encoded by the coding sequence ATGAAATATTTACAAAACGTTTTTCAAGGTAGAAGCTTTTTAGATTGTAAGGATTATACTCCTGCAGAAATTGAATATTTAATTGATTTTGCACTTCACTTAAAGGAATTAAAGAAAGAGCATATTCCACACGAGTATTTAAAGGGTAAGAATATTGCGCTTTTGTTTGAAAAGTCTTCAACTAGAACTCGTTCCGCCTTTGTCGTTGCTTGCAACGATTTAGGAGCAAATCCTGAGTATATGGGTGCAGGTGAAATTCACTTAGGCAAAAAAGAGAGTATTAAGGATACTGCTAAAGTTCTAGGCAGCATGTTTGATGGGATTGAATATCGAGGTTTTGCCCAAAAAGATGTTGAAGATTTAGCTAAATACTCCGGTGTACCAGTTTGGAATGGTTTAACCGATAAGTGGCACCCAACGCAAATGCTAGCTGACTTTATGACAATTAAAGAAAAATTTGGTCACTTAAAGGGCATCACCTTAGCTTATGTTGGTGACGGTCGTGATAATGTCGCAGACAGTCTATTAGTTGCTGGCAGCATGCTAGGAGTTAATGTGCATATTGTTACACCTAAGCCATTATTTACCCACCAAGATGTTCAAGAAATTGCCGAAAAATTTGCGAAAGATTCAGGCTCACAAAACATGATTACTGATGACATTGAAAAGGGCGTTAAAGGCGCCAACGTAATTTATACCGATGTCTGGGTTTCAATGGGTGAAAACAACTGGAGCGAGAGAATCAAGCTCTTAAAGCCATACACTGTAAATATGAAGATGATGAAAGAAACTGGTACGCCTGATGATCAACTAATCTTTATGCACTGTTTGCCAGCATTCCATGATCGCTCAACTAAGATCGGTGAAGAAATCTACGAAAAATATGGCTTAAGCGAGATGGAAGTTTCCGATGAAGTCTTTAATTCCAAGTATGCTTGGCAATTTACTGAAGCTGAAAATAGATTGCACTCAATTAAAGCAGTAATGGCTGCAACTTTAGGTAATTTGTTTATTCCGACGGTTAACGAAAGAGGCAATTAA
- the arcA gene encoding arginine deiminase, with product MTSPIHVYSEIGKLKTVMLHRPGKELENLSPEILNRMLIDDIPYLKIAQEEHDYFAKTLQDQGIHVLYLEDLLAESLVAVKTRTAFIDRLLEESGIKKKDPLHQLLLEYLLTMKPETMVKQVIAGIKKSEIKNVEPSLADLAEDADYPFYLDPMPNVYFTRDQQAAIGNGMTINRMTFRARRRESLFMKTILQNHPNFKDQDIPIWRDRNVHGRIEGGDELVLNKHVLAIGISQRTSAAAITDLAHALFGHSTFDTILAIKIPHNHAMMHLDTVFTMINYDQFTVHPFILSKSGKIDIYVLQPDKDGEVKITPKNDLVEVLKEYLHLSEIDLIPTGGADPIAAPREQWNDGSNTLAIAPGEVVTYDRNYVSNDLLRKHGILVHEVRSSELSRGRGGPRCMSCPLVREDIEEAKNEIFTKRFSR from the coding sequence ATGACTAGTCCTATTCATGTTTATTCAGAAATTGGTAAGTTGAAAACAGTGATGCTTCATCGACCTGGCAAGGAACTCGAAAATCTTTCACCAGAAATCTTGAATCGGATGCTGATTGATGACATCCCTTACTTAAAGATTGCTCAAGAAGAGCACGATTATTTTGCTAAAACCTTGCAAGATCAAGGAATTCATGTGCTTTACTTGGAGGATTTGCTAGCAGAATCCTTAGTAGCAGTAAAAACACGCACGGCCTTTATTGATCGTTTGCTAGAAGAATCTGGCATTAAGAAAAAAGATCCTTTGCACCAATTGCTGCTGGAATATTTGCTGACAATGAAGCCAGAAACGATGGTGAAGCAAGTAATTGCCGGTATCAAAAAGAGTGAGATCAAAAACGTTGAACCATCACTGGCCGACCTAGCAGAAGATGCAGATTATCCATTTTACCTAGATCCAATGCCTAATGTTTACTTCACTCGTGATCAACAGGCGGCCATTGGCAATGGGATGACGATTAATAGGATGACCTTTAGGGCAAGAAGACGTGAATCTTTGTTTATGAAGACAATCTTGCAAAATCATCCTAATTTTAAAGATCAAGATATTCCGATTTGGCGTGATCGTAATGTTCATGGCCGAATCGAAGGCGGGGATGAATTAGTTTTAAATAAGCACGTCTTGGCAATTGGAATTTCGCAAAGAACTTCAGCGGCTGCAATCACCGACTTAGCTCATGCCTTATTTGGTCATTCAACTTTTGACACGATCTTAGCGATTAAAATTCCGCACAATCATGCCATGATGCACCTGGATACCGTATTTACGATGATCAATTATGATCAATTCACAGTGCATCCCTTCATCCTATCCAAATCTGGCAAAATTGATATCTACGTCTTGCAACCGGATAAGGATGGTGAAGTCAAAATTACGCCTAAGAATGACTTAGTCGAAGTATTGAAGGAATATTTGCACTTATCTGAAATCGATTTGATTCCAACAGGAGGTGCAGATCCAATCGCCGCTCCAAGAGAGCAGTGGAATGATGGCTCAAATACTTTGGCAATTGCTCCAGGTGAAGTTGTTACCTATGATCGTAATTATGTTTCTAATGATTTATTGAGAAAACATGGCATTTTAGTACATGAAGTTCGTTCAAGCGAGCTTTCTCGTGGCCGTGGTGGCCCAAGATGTATGTCATGTCCACTAGTTCGTGAAGATATAGAAGAGGCAAAAAATGAAATATTTACAAAACGTTTTTCAAGGTAG
- a CDS encoding LysR family transcriptional regulator has product MNLKQLHYFLVVAEEKQITSAAKRLYIAQPPLSYQLKQLEKELGAQLFKRTSHGIELTDAGQILQGYASEILSLAHNAENQVQKTISGELGTIAIGMASSSTGLIPMDSFKELTRFYPEISFDIYEANTFGILDKLEKKTIDLGIVRTPYNRNGLNARNLTKEKMMAVTVDPYFQGKKELRIKDLANQPLIIYRRFEDIFNQTFAHHGITPFYAVKCDDSRTAITWAKRKMGLALVPESIATIYAKDNMIPIKHANWVTHLQLIWRKDRQVTPLMKKIIDSLS; this is encoded by the coding sequence ATGAACTTAAAACAATTGCATTATTTTTTAGTGGTAGCCGAAGAAAAGCAAATTACTTCTGCGGCTAAGAGATTGTATATTGCACAACCACCATTGAGCTACCAATTAAAACAACTAGAAAAAGAATTAGGCGCACAACTTTTTAAAAGAACGTCACATGGGATCGAATTAACCGATGCCGGCCAGATTTTGCAAGGTTATGCGAGTGAAATATTATCGCTGGCCCACAATGCGGAAAATCAGGTGCAGAAGACAATTTCTGGTGAATTAGGGACGATTGCTATTGGTATGGCATCTTCATCGACTGGACTAATTCCAATGGACTCATTTAAAGAATTAACGCGTTTTTATCCCGAAATAAGTTTTGATATCTATGAGGCCAATACTTTTGGCATTTTGGATAAACTAGAAAAGAAGACGATCGATTTAGGGATCGTGCGTACGCCGTACAATCGTAATGGCCTGAATGCGCGCAATTTAACTAAAGAAAAGATGATGGCGGTAACTGTTGATCCGTATTTTCAAGGTAAAAAAGAACTGCGTATCAAGGATCTAGCGAATCAACCGCTGATTATTTATCGCCGCTTTGAAGATATCTTTAATCAAACATTTGCTCATCATGGAATCACGCCTTTTTATGCTGTTAAATGTGACGATTCACGTACTGCGATTACATGGGCAAAAAGAAAAATGGGTTTAGCTCTGGTACCAGAATCAATTGCTACAATTTATGCCAAAGACAATATGATTCCTATTAAACATGCTAATTGGGTAACACATTTACAATTAATTTGGCGCAAAGATAGACAAGTTACTCCACTCATGAAAAAGATTATTGACTCATTAAGCTAA
- a CDS encoding HAD-IC family P-type ATPase, producing the protein MSENFHGLTQAEADKRLKEDGLNEVPEPEYNFFKEFLSKLWNLSAWILEGALILECILGKWVQSLFVLLMLLFAAFNGASKKKQSRRVLNNISHKLTPTVAVERDGKWIKIDSKQLVKGDLISLQRGDVLAADVKVVSGALACDESSITGESKPVKKNVDDTAYAGTTVVEGDGLAIVTATGKHSRSGKTINLINNSAAPGHLQQLLTKIIYYLCLLDGVLTLVIIIASFFKGGNFNTFINMLPFLAMMFIASIPVAMPSTFALSNSFEATRLSKEGVLTSDLTGIQDAANLNLLLLDKTGTITENKTAVASWTDVSDLPDKDVLALVGAATDKRNAGIIDTAIDEYLKEKDIPVMDTDNFVPFTSDTGYSMAEADGHNVKLGSFKQLSLIDKNANEEVKDINFKAGRSVAVLIDDKFAGVFILQDKVRSDSKAALAELKKRGVRPIMLTGDNQKTAAAVAEQVDLTGEVISIHDFNDNTDIDNLAGIADVLPEDKLNMVKCFQKKGYIVGMTGDGVNDSPALKQAEVGIAVSNAADVAKRSGKMVLLNDGLGSIVKILDAGHRVYQRMTTWSLTKLARTAELTMLLTFGYLFFDYIPMALNAMVIYTIMNNMVTMMIGTDRTHITYKPENWNMAKLAKIAFSLAAGWTVIGFIFVWYLSTHGWSHGAISTMVYVYLVLSAMLIVLITRTRKYFWQDYPSKLVGIVQIADVALTFILALCGLAMVQISWQNLLITVVVAVIAAVLIDLVYQPVMKNR; encoded by the coding sequence ATGTCTGAAAATTTTCATGGCTTAACTCAAGCAGAAGCAGACAAACGCCTTAAAGAAGACGGCTTAAACGAAGTACCTGAGCCTGAATACAATTTCTTTAAGGAATTTTTGTCTAAATTATGGAATCTTTCTGCTTGGATTCTAGAAGGTGCATTGATCCTTGAATGTATCTTAGGCAAGTGGGTTCAATCATTATTCGTATTGTTGATGTTACTCTTCGCGGCCTTTAACGGAGCTTCAAAGAAGAAACAATCACGTCGCGTATTAAACAACATTTCACACAAATTAACGCCAACTGTTGCGGTTGAAAGAGATGGCAAATGGATCAAGATCGACTCTAAGCAATTAGTCAAAGGCGATCTAATCTCATTGCAACGTGGTGACGTATTGGCAGCCGATGTCAAAGTAGTTTCTGGCGCTCTAGCTTGCGATGAAAGTTCAATTACTGGTGAATCAAAGCCAGTTAAAAAGAATGTTGACGACACCGCCTATGCTGGTACTACAGTTGTCGAAGGTGACGGCTTAGCAATCGTTACTGCTACTGGTAAGCACTCAAGAAGTGGTAAGACCATCAACTTGATCAACAATTCTGCTGCACCAGGTCACTTGCAACAATTGTTGACTAAGATCATCTACTACCTTTGTTTATTAGATGGTGTTCTTACTTTAGTAATCATCATCGCTTCATTTTTCAAGGGTGGTAATTTCAATACCTTTATTAACATGTTGCCATTCCTTGCCATGATGTTCATTGCATCAATTCCTGTGGCTATGCCATCAACTTTTGCATTATCCAACTCATTTGAAGCAACTCGTTTGAGTAAAGAAGGCGTCTTGACTTCCGACTTAACTGGTATTCAAGATGCAGCCAACTTGAACTTGCTCTTGCTTGATAAGACTGGAACTATTACCGAAAACAAAACTGCCGTAGCTAGCTGGACCGATGTTAGCGATCTGCCTGATAAAGATGTGCTTGCCTTAGTTGGTGCGGCCACTGACAAACGTAATGCCGGTATCATTGATACTGCTATTGATGAATACTTAAAAGAAAAAGACATCCCTGTAATGGACACCGATAATTTCGTACCATTTACTTCCGACACTGGTTACTCAATGGCCGAAGCTGATGGTCACAACGTTAAGCTGGGTTCATTTAAACAATTATCTTTAATCGATAAAAATGCCAACGAAGAAGTAAAAGACATTAACTTTAAAGCAGGTCGTTCAGTTGCTGTTTTAATCGACGATAAATTCGCCGGTGTCTTCATCTTACAAGATAAGGTAAGAAGCGATTCTAAGGCTGCTTTAGCTGAATTAAAAAAGCGTGGCGTTCGTCCTATCATGTTAACCGGTGATAACCAAAAGACTGCCGCAGCCGTAGCTGAACAAGTTGATTTAACTGGTGAAGTAATTTCTATTCATGACTTTAACGATAATACCGATATCGACAACTTAGCTGGTATCGCTGACGTTTTACCTGAAGATAAGTTAAACATGGTTAAGTGCTTCCAAAAGAAGGGCTACATTGTTGGTATGACTGGTGACGGTGTTAACGACTCACCTGCTTTGAAGCAAGCTGAAGTTGGTATTGCCGTTTCTAACGCCGCCGACGTTGCTAAACGTTCAGGTAAGATGGTTCTTTTGAACGATGGTTTAGGTTCAATCGTTAAGATCTTGGATGCTGGTCACCGCGTTTACCAAAGAATGACTACTTGGTCATTGACTAAGCTTGCTAGAACTGCCGAATTAACTATGCTTTTAACATTCGGTTACCTGTTCTTCGACTACATTCCAATGGCTTTGAACGCAATGGTTATTTACACTATCATGAACAATATGGTTACTATGATGATCGGTACTGATAGAACCCATATCACTTACAAGCCAGAAAACTGGAACATGGCTAAATTAGCTAAAATTGCCTTCTCTCTTGCTGCCGGTTGGACCGTGATCGGTTTCATCTTTGTTTGGTATTTGAGTACTCATGGCTGGAGTCATGGTGCTATTTCAACGATGGTCTACGTATACTTAGTCTTAAGTGCTATGCTCATCGTATTAATCACCAGAACTCGCAAGTACTTCTGGCAAGATTACCCATCCAAGTTGGTTGGTATCGTTCAAATTGCGGACGTAGCTTTAACCTTTATCTTGGCTCTTTGCGGTTTAGCAATGGTACAAATTAGCTGGCAAAACTTATTAATCACTGTAGTTGTTGCAGTAATTGCGGCAGTATTAATTGATTTGGTTTACCAACCGGTAATGAAAAATAGATAA
- a CDS encoding SLAP domain-containing protein, with amino-acid sequence MRKRIIYLAGLALMAMGLGATTTVEPVNAAIADPIQTGKKLNLTRSTYVYNKRGVRVGRLKKGNMCKIHVIKVINGDTYVKIGKNRFVKQEAFLPYVKSARVENIIKKTSYIYDENGEKIPGKFVKRGTKVDYLGHKEINEKPFIQIGDGEYVKAFNVLTIMVNN; translated from the coding sequence ATGAGAAAGAGAATAATTTATCTTGCTGGGTTGGCTTTAATGGCAATGGGTTTAGGTGCAACAACTACCGTTGAACCCGTTAATGCAGCGATTGCTGACCCAATTCAAACAGGTAAGAAATTAAATTTAACTAGAAGTACATATGTTTACAACAAGCGCGGTGTTAGAGTGGGTCGTTTAAAGAAGGGTAACATGTGCAAGATCCACGTTATCAAAGTAATCAACGGCGACACTTACGTTAAGATTGGCAAGAACAGATTCGTAAAACAAGAAGCATTTTTACCATATGTTAAGTCTGCTCGAGTAGAAAACATTATTAAGAAGACTTCATATATCTATGATGAAAATGGTGAAAAAATTCCAGGCAAGTTTGTCAAGCGTGGTACCAAAGTAGACTATTTAGGTCATAAAGAAATTAATGAAAAGCCATTTATTCAAATTGGTGATGGCGAATACGTTAAGGCATTTAATGTTTTAACTATTATGGTTAATAATTAA